In a single window of the Pontibacter russatus genome:
- a CDS encoding (Fe-S)-binding protein yields MTVGLFIPCYVDQFYPNAAIATLELLEKLGVEVAYPLKQTCCGQPMANSGFGHLAAESDELFIRNFSGFDYIVAPSGSCVLHIKDHLHSDKRPAEAKAIREKVYELTEFLTDVLKVDSLKARFPHRVGLHQSCHGQRGLKLAQMSELVAPPFSKPEQLLSMVEGLELVDLTRQDECCGFGGTFCVAEEAVSVKMGKDRVADHLQHGAAYITASDMSCLMHMEGILRRQKSNVKVLHIAEILNAQEL; encoded by the coding sequence ATGACTGTAGGTCTTTTTATTCCCTGTTACGTAGATCAGTTTTACCCCAATGCCGCCATCGCCACGCTGGAGCTGCTTGAAAAGCTGGGTGTGGAGGTGGCCTATCCGCTAAAGCAAACCTGTTGCGGCCAGCCCATGGCCAACTCCGGCTTCGGCCACCTGGCAGCGGAGAGCGACGAGCTATTTATCCGGAACTTCAGCGGGTTCGATTACATCGTGGCGCCCTCCGGCAGCTGCGTGCTGCACATCAAGGACCACCTGCATTCCGACAAGCGCCCTGCCGAGGCGAAAGCCATCCGGGAGAAGGTATATGAGTTGACGGAGTTTCTGACCGATGTGCTGAAAGTAGACAGCCTGAAGGCGCGCTTCCCGCACCGGGTGGGCCTGCACCAGAGTTGCCACGGACAGAGGGGCCTGAAGCTTGCCCAGATGTCAGAGCTCGTCGCGCCCCCTTTCTCCAAGCCGGAGCAGCTGCTAAGCATGGTGGAGGGGTTGGAGCTTGTTGATCTTACCCGTCAGGATGAATGCTGTGGTTTCGGGGGCACTTTTTGCGTGGCGGAGGAGGCCGTGTCGGTGAAGATGGGCAAGGACCGCGTAGCGGACCACCTGCAGCACGGGGCCGCCTATATCACAGCCTCCGACATGAGTTGCCTGATGCATATGGAGGGCATCCTGCGCCGGCAGAAAAGCAACGTGAAAGTGCTGCACATCGCCGAAATCCTAAACGCGCAGGAGCTATGA
- a CDS encoding FGGY-family carbohydrate kinase — MQKIPVAAIFDVGKTNKKLFLFDENYKIVYEKSARFTEIVDEDGEACENIESLRNSVRDSLQEVLRLPEFQVQAINFSAYGASIVCIDEAGEPVCPLYSYLKPYPETLRKQFYDTYGGEGEFSKQTASPVLGSLNSGMQIYRIRHERPELFDRISYALHLPQYISYLVTGKCFSDLTSIGCHTNLWDFRKNDYHEWVRKEGVLDKLAPIAPSDEVVPAAFMGNVYKAGIGLHDSSAALIPYLVNFQEPFVLLSTGTWCISLNPFNTTPLTEAELQRDCLRFMQYKGKPVKASRFFGGYEHEQQTKRIAEHFNLNTAHYKTVPFDAEIISKLQREQGPAPGARPGINQLQESVFAQRDLSSFDSYAEAYHQFVLDLVKQQVASTQLVLDGADVKRIFVDGGFGKNPIYMNLLAAAYPDKEVFAASMAQATAVGTALAIHRHWNTKPLPNDIIELKYYAVTHDTKL; from the coding sequence ATGCAGAAGATTCCTGTCGCAGCCATTTTCGATGTGGGAAAGACGAACAAGAAACTGTTCCTCTTCGACGAGAACTATAAAATTGTGTACGAGAAATCGGCACGCTTCACAGAGATAGTGGACGAGGACGGGGAAGCCTGTGAGAATATCGAGAGCCTGAGGAATTCCGTGCGCGATTCCCTGCAGGAAGTGCTCCGGCTTCCGGAGTTCCAGGTGCAGGCCATTAACTTCTCCGCCTACGGCGCAAGCATTGTCTGCATCGATGAGGCGGGAGAGCCGGTCTGCCCCCTGTACAGCTACCTGAAGCCCTACCCGGAGACGCTGAGAAAGCAGTTCTACGACACTTACGGGGGCGAGGGGGAGTTCTCGAAGCAGACGGCGTCGCCGGTGCTGGGCAGCCTGAACTCGGGCATGCAGATCTACCGCATCAGGCACGAGCGGCCGGAACTGTTCGACCGGATTTCATACGCCCTGCACCTGCCCCAGTACATCAGCTACCTGGTGACAGGGAAGTGCTTTTCGGACCTGACCAGCATCGGCTGCCACACCAACCTGTGGGACTTCCGGAAAAACGATTATCACGAGTGGGTCAGGAAAGAGGGTGTGCTGGACAAGCTGGCTCCCATTGCCCCGTCTGACGAGGTGGTGCCCGCTGCCTTTATGGGCAACGTTTACAAGGCGGGCATCGGCCTGCACGACAGCTCGGCTGCCCTGATTCCGTACCTGGTGAATTTTCAGGAGCCTTTTGTGTTGCTCTCCACCGGAACATGGTGCATCAGCCTGAACCCTTTCAACACCACGCCGCTGACGGAGGCCGAACTACAAAGGGACTGCTTGCGCTTTATGCAGTACAAGGGAAAGCCCGTAAAGGCATCCAGGTTCTTTGGGGGGTATGAGCACGAGCAGCAGACAAAACGCATCGCAGAGCACTTCAACCTGAATACCGCTCACTACAAAACGGTGCCGTTCGATGCTGAGATCATCAGCAAGCTGCAGCGGGAGCAAGGGCCGGCGCCGGGTGCCCGGCCCGGCATAAACCAGTTGCAGGAGTCGGTGTTCGCGCAGCGCGATCTTTCCTCCTTCGACTCCTATGCGGAGGCCTACCACCAGTTTGTCCTGGACCTGGTGAAGCAGCAGGTGGCCTCCACGCAGCTTGTTCTGGACGGAGCCGATGTGAAGCGGATTTTTGTGGACGGCGGATTCGGCAAGAACCCCATCTATATGAACCTGCTGGCCGCGGCCTACCCGGACAAGGAGGTGTTTGCGGCCTCCATGGCGCAGGCAACCGCCGTGGGCACCGCCCTGGCCATTCACCGGCACTGGAACACCAAGCCACTGCCAAACGACATCATCGAGTTAAAATACTATGCGGTAACGCACGACACCAAACTATGA